A region of Zeugodacus cucurbitae isolate PBARC_wt_2022May chromosome 5, idZeuCucr1.2, whole genome shotgun sequence DNA encodes the following proteins:
- the LOC105218557 gene encoding probable citrate synthase, mitochondrial: MSIYRISTRKLPEAQKLNGLLVRFISADSSLRDVLAAKIPAEQERVKNFRKQYGATKMGETTIDMMYGGMRGIKGLVCETSVLDADEGIRFRGLSIPECQKVLPKADGGEEPLPEGLFWLLLTGDVPTKGQVKQLSKEWAERAALPQHVVTMLNNMPTTLHPMSQFACAVTALNHDSKFAKAYSEGVHKSKYWEYVYEDSMDLIAKLPVVAATIYCNTYRGGKGSKSIDSSQDWSANFVKMLGYDNPKFTELMRLYLTIHSDHEGGNVSAHTVHLVGSALSDPYLSFAAGMNGLAGPLHGLANQEVLVWLRKLQKELGANPSEDELKDYVWKTLKSGQVVPGYGHAVLRKTDPRYTCQREFALKHLPNDDLFQLVSKIYKIVPPILTETGKVKNPWPNVDAHSGVLLQYYGMQEMNYYTVLFGVSRALGVLASLIWDRALGLPIERPKSLSTDMLMKLVQK; the protein is encoded by the exons AAATTGAATGGCCTTTTGGTGCGTTTCATCTCTGCCGATTCGAGCTTGCGTGATGTGCTCGCTGCTAAAATTCCAGCAGAACAGGAGCGTGTAAAGAATTTCAGGAAGCAATATGGTGCCACCAAAATGGGTGAAACCACCATTGATATG ATGTATGGTGGTATGCGTGGCATTAAGGGTCTCGTTTGCGAAACCTCCGTGTTGGACGCCGATGAGGGTATCCGTTTCCGTGGTCTTTCCATTCCCGAATGCCAAAAGGTATTGCCCAAGGCCGATGGCGGTGAAGAGCCATTGCCCGAGGGTCTCTTCTGGTTGTTGCTGACCGGTGATGTGCCAACCAAGGGACAAGTCAAGCAATTGTCCAAGGAATGGGCCGAACGCGCTGCACTGCCACAACATGTTGTCACCATGTTGAATAACATGCCCACCACTTTGCATCCAATGTCGCAATTCGCATGCGCCGTCACCGCATTGAATCACGACAGCAAATTCGCTAAGGCCTACTCAGAG GGTGTACACAAGAGCAAGTACTGGGAATATGTGTACGAGGACAGCATGGACTTGATTGCCAAGCTGCCCGTTGTTGCCGcaaccatctactgcaataccTATCGTGGCGGCAAAGGCTCCAAATCGATCGATTCCAGTCAGGATTGGTCCGCCAACTTCGTCAAGATGTTGGGCTATGACAATCCCAAATTCACCGAATTGATGCGTCTCTACTTGACCATCCACAGTGATCACGAGGGTGGCAATGTATCCGCACACACCGTGCACTTGGTTGGCTCCGCTTTGAGCGATCCCTATCTATCGTTCGCTGCCGGCATGAACGGTTTGGCTGGTCCATTGCACGGTTTGGCCAATCAAGAAGTGTTGGTGTGGTTGCGTAAATTGCAAAAGGAATTGGGTGCCAATCCATCGGAGGATGAATTGAAGGACTACGTCTGGAAGACTTTGAAGTCCGGACAGGTTGTGCCCGGTTATGGTCATGCTGTGCTCCGTAAGACCGATCCACGCTACACCTGCCAACGTGAGTTCGCGCTCAAACACCTGCCCAACGATGATCTCTTCCAATTGGTATCGAAGATCTACAAGATCGTGCCACCAATCCTAACTGAAACCGGCAAGGTCAAGAACCCATGGCCCAATGTAGATGCTCACTCCGGTGTTTTGCTGCAATACTACGGCATGCAGGAAATGAACTACTACACTGTATTGTTCGGCGTTTCGCGTGCGCTCGGCGTCTTGGCTTCATTGATCTGGGATCGTGCCTTGGGTCTGCCCATTGAGCGACCAAAATCCTTGTCGACCGATATGTTGATGAAATTGGTGCAAAAGTAA